A stretch of Pseudomonas sp. 7SR1 DNA encodes these proteins:
- the ettA gene encoding energy-dependent translational throttle protein EttA has protein sequence MAQYVFTMHRLSKVVPPKREILKNISLSFFPGAKIGVLGLNGSGKSTLLKIMAGVDKEFDGEARPMPDLNIGYLPQEPQLDPTKTVREVVEEAVSAIKDAQARLDEVYAAYADPDADFDKLAAEQAKLEAILQASDGHNLERQLEVAADALRLPAWDAKVEHLSGGEKRRVALCRLLLSAPDMLLLDEPTNHLDADSVAWLEHFLHDFPGTVVAITHDRYFLDNVAGWILELDRGAGIPYEGNYSGWLEAKSERLAQESKQQSAHEKAMKEELEWVRKGAKARQSKSKARLQRFEEMQSQEFQKRSETNEIYIPAGPRLGDKVIEFKNVTKGYGDRVLIDNLSFSMPKGAIVGVIGGNGAGKSTLFRMLMGKETPDSGTIEIGETVQLACVDQSREDLDGSKTVFQQISDGSDQIRIGSYEIPSRTYVGRFNFKGGDQQKFVKDLSGGERGRLHLALTLKEGGNVLLLDEPSNDLDVETLRSLEEALLDFPGAAIVISHDRWFLDRVATHILAYEDDSQAVFFEGNYTEYEADRKKRLGEAAAQPHRVRHKKLA, from the coding sequence ATGGCTCAATACGTCTTCACCATGCATCGGCTGAGCAAAGTTGTTCCGCCGAAGCGGGAAATCCTGAAAAACATTTCATTGTCATTTTTCCCCGGCGCCAAGATCGGCGTGCTGGGCCTCAACGGTTCGGGTAAATCCACGCTGCTGAAAATCATGGCCGGCGTCGATAAGGAATTCGATGGCGAAGCCCGCCCGATGCCGGACCTGAACATTGGTTACCTGCCTCAGGAACCGCAACTGGATCCGACCAAGACCGTTCGTGAAGTGGTCGAGGAGGCCGTCAGCGCGATCAAGGACGCCCAGGCACGCCTGGATGAGGTCTATGCCGCCTACGCCGACCCGGACGCCGATTTCGACAAGCTGGCCGCCGAACAGGCCAAGCTGGAGGCGATCCTGCAGGCCAGCGACGGCCACAACCTGGAGCGCCAGCTGGAAGTCGCCGCCGATGCGCTGCGCCTGCCGGCCTGGGACGCGAAGGTCGAACACCTGTCCGGCGGTGAAAAGCGCCGTGTGGCCCTGTGCCGCCTGCTGCTGTCCGCTCCGGACATGCTGCTGCTCGACGAACCGACCAACCACCTGGACGCCGATTCCGTCGCCTGGCTCGAACATTTCCTGCACGACTTCCCGGGCACCGTGGTGGCGATCACCCACGACCGTTACTTCCTGGACAACGTCGCCGGCTGGATCCTGGAACTCGACCGCGGCGCGGGCATTCCTTACGAGGGCAACTATTCGGGCTGGCTGGAAGCCAAGTCCGAGCGTCTGGCCCAGGAATCCAAGCAGCAGTCGGCCCATGAAAAAGCCATGAAGGAAGAGCTGGAGTGGGTGCGCAAAGGCGCCAAGGCCCGCCAGTCCAAATCCAAGGCTCGTCTGCAACGCTTCGAGGAAATGCAGTCCCAGGAATTCCAGAAGCGCAGCGAAACCAACGAGATCTACATCCCGGCCGGTCCGCGCCTGGGTGACAAGGTCATCGAATTCAAGAACGTCACCAAGGGCTACGGCGATCGCGTGCTGATCGACAATCTGTCGTTCTCCATGCCCAAGGGCGCCATTGTCGGCGTGATCGGTGGTAACGGTGCGGGTAAGTCCACGCTGTTCCGCATGCTGATGGGCAAGGAGACGCCGGATTCGGGCACCATCGAAATCGGTGAAACCGTACAACTGGCCTGCGTCGACCAGAGCCGCGAAGACCTGGATGGCAGCAAGACTGTGTTCCAGCAGATCTCCGACGGTTCCGACCAGATCCGCATCGGCAGCTATGAAATCCCGTCGCGCACCTATGTGGGGCGCTTCAACTTCAAGGGTGGCGACCAGCAGAAGTTCGTCAAGGACCTGTCCGGCGGTGAGCGTGGGCGTCTGCACCTGGCGCTGACCCTGAAGGAGGGTGGCAACGTCCTGCTGCTCGACGAACCGTCCAACGACCTCGACGTCGAAACACTGCGTTCCCTGGAGGAAGCCCTGCTGGACTTCCCGGGCGCCGCCATTGTGATCTCCCACGACCGATGGTTCCTTGACCGCGTGGCGACTCACATCCTGGCGTACGAAGATGACTCCCAGGCGGTGTTCTTCGAGGGCAACTACACCGAGTACGAAGCCGATCGCAAGAAACGCCTCGGCGAAGCCGCTGCCCAGCCGCATCGTGTACGGCACAAGAAACTGGCCTGA
- the yjiA gene encoding GTPase, with amino-acid sequence MSSPIPVTILSGFLGAGKTTLLRHLLKAEHGLKIAVIENEFSDAGIDTQLLGDEPVQVMTLANGCVCCTIHTDLTKALYLLLERLDSGEIAFDRLVIECTGLADPAPVAQTFFIDEELRERYILDGILTLVDAAHADLHLAQAIAQAQVGFADRLLLSKTDLVDAAQVQALGERLTRINRRAPIRVVEHGRIDLAELLDIRGFNLNADLGAGFSLRPVLKPATADRISSLVLRTDKPLDIDRLSTFMNQLLEDHGKQLLRYKGVLNIAGESRRLVFQGVLKLYGFDWDTEWAPDEARESVIVFIADELPEEKIRAGFEAVLL; translated from the coding sequence TTGTCCTCTCCCATCCCGGTCACCATCCTCAGTGGCTTTCTCGGCGCCGGCAAGACCACGCTGTTGCGTCATCTGCTCAAGGCCGAGCACGGCCTGAAAATCGCTGTGATCGAGAACGAATTCAGTGATGCCGGCATTGATACCCAATTGCTGGGCGATGAGCCGGTGCAGGTCATGACCCTGGCCAACGGTTGCGTGTGCTGCACCATCCACACCGACCTGACCAAGGCCCTGTACCTGTTGCTCGAACGGCTGGACAGCGGCGAGATCGCGTTTGACCGGTTGGTGATCGAGTGCACCGGCCTGGCCGATCCGGCGCCGGTGGCCCAGACGTTTTTCATCGATGAGGAACTGCGTGAGCGCTACATTCTCGACGGCATCCTGACCCTGGTGGACGCGGCCCATGCCGACCTGCACCTGGCCCAGGCCATCGCCCAGGCCCAGGTCGGGTTCGCTGACCGTCTGCTGCTCAGCAAGACCGATCTGGTGGACGCTGCGCAAGTGCAAGCGCTTGGTGAACGCCTGACCCGTATCAACCGGCGGGCGCCCATCCGGGTCGTGGAGCACGGCAGGATCGATCTGGCCGAGCTGCTCGATATCCGCGGCTTCAATCTCAATGCCGACCTGGGCGCGGGATTCAGCCTGCGACCGGTCCTCAAGCCGGCCACGGCAGATCGCATCAGCAGCCTGGTATTGCGCACTGACAAACCACTGGACATCGACAGGCTCAGCACCTTCATGAACCAGTTGCTGGAAGACCATGGCAAGCAATTGCTGCGTTACAAGGGTGTGCTGAACATTGCCGGAGAATCCCGGCGCCTGGTGTTCCAGGGCGTGCTCAAGTTATACGGTTTCGATTGGGACACCGAATGGGCACCGGACGAGGCCAGGGAAAGCGTGATCGTTTTCATTGCCGATGAGCTGCCGGAGGAAAAAATCCGCGCAGGTTTCGAAGCCGTCCTGCTTTGA
- a CDS encoding Lnb N-terminal periplasmic domain-containing protein — MLKRLAWLALCVCAPLSAAPHVDTQRLQQLANDPFWISLGHYETAKLGGWRSYINDEKFFLAPDGNEHPDHELSATLQALYGPADAGQQHAQCVYPARTRWLKAQLNLTDLPVVNCSDFTQWFKDVSPHSAVMIFPAAYLNSPSSMFGHTLLRIDQADVQSDKTALLSYAINFGAYIEGSDNSLLYAWKGLMGGYPGLFALVPYQEKLSEYRSLENRDLWEYRLNLSQAETERMVEHVWELKQIRFDYFFFDENCSYRLLELLQVARPGLRLTEQFPLTAIPTDTVKAVKDAGLVESIQYRPSRERELLSRAEPLDDDEQQWVLKVSADQQNLQTPGFRALPRERQALVVDAAYRLERYRANGQERDPQRAQRSFELLRAINRNPAPELDIPQPGLPEDGHQSRTWQAGLGTRGDRAFGEYGLRMAYHDLNDNAESFPLGAQIEILQLKLRQYEGNDWQVQQLDLATIRSLTPRNELLQPWSWQVTGGLERVPGKHDDETLVSHVNGGAGGTWALGEDVLGFALGTVRVEHNNDFAQFIAPAAGFNSGVLWKNPLGNLSLEAKGDYFTNGEVRRSVSLNQQWELSRNLGLRLSAQREFSHLASPENEVMLEVKWYHY, encoded by the coding sequence ATGCTCAAACGCCTTGCCTGGCTGGCGCTCTGTGTGTGCGCCCCTTTGTCCGCCGCGCCTCATGTCGACACCCAACGTTTGCAGCAACTGGCCAATGACCCCTTCTGGATTTCCCTGGGCCACTACGAAACCGCCAAGCTGGGCGGCTGGCGCAGCTATATCAACGACGAGAAATTCTTCCTCGCCCCTGACGGCAACGAACACCCCGACCACGAGTTGAGCGCCACGCTGCAAGCCCTGTACGGCCCGGCCGACGCCGGCCAGCAGCACGCCCAATGCGTGTACCCGGCACGCACGCGATGGCTCAAGGCGCAGCTCAACCTGACGGACCTGCCGGTGGTCAACTGCAGCGATTTCACCCAATGGTTCAAGGACGTCTCTCCTCATAGCGCAGTGATGATCTTTCCCGCGGCGTACCTGAACAGCCCCTCGTCGATGTTCGGCCACACCCTGTTGCGTATCGACCAGGCCGACGTGCAGAGCGACAAGACCGCCCTGCTCAGCTACGCGATCAACTTCGGTGCCTACATCGAGGGCTCCGACAACAGCCTGCTCTACGCCTGGAAAGGCCTGATGGGAGGCTATCCCGGCCTGTTCGCCCTGGTGCCCTACCAGGAAAAGCTCTCTGAATACCGCAGCCTGGAGAACCGCGACCTGTGGGAATACCGCCTCAACCTGAGCCAGGCGGAAACCGAGCGGATGGTCGAGCATGTCTGGGAGCTCAAGCAGATCCGGTTCGACTACTTTTTCTTCGACGAAAATTGCTCCTATCGCCTGCTGGAACTGCTGCAAGTGGCTCGCCCCGGCCTGCGCCTGACCGAACAGTTCCCGCTGACCGCGATTCCCACCGACACCGTCAAGGCCGTGAAGGACGCTGGCCTGGTGGAGAGCATCCAGTATCGGCCGTCCCGCGAGCGGGAACTGCTCAGTCGTGCCGAGCCGCTCGATGACGACGAACAGCAATGGGTCCTGAAGGTCAGCGCCGACCAGCAGAACCTGCAAACGCCCGGGTTCAGGGCACTGCCTCGCGAGCGCCAGGCCCTGGTGGTCGACGCGGCCTATCGTCTGGAACGGTACCGAGCCAATGGTCAGGAGCGCGACCCACAGCGGGCCCAGCGCAGCTTCGAGCTGTTGAGGGCCATCAACCGCAATCCTGCCCCGGAGCTCGATATCCCGCAGCCGGGTCTGCCCGAGGACGGTCATCAATCGCGCACATGGCAAGCCGGCCTTGGTACCCGGGGCGATCGGGCGTTCGGTGAATATGGCTTGCGCATGGCCTACCACGACCTCAATGACAATGCCGAGAGTTTCCCGCTGGGGGCGCAGATCGAGATCCTGCAATTGAAACTGCGCCAGTACGAAGGCAACGATTGGCAGGTCCAGCAACTGGACCTGGCGACCATTCGCTCCCTGACCCCGCGCAACGAGCTGCTACAGCCGTGGTCCTGGCAGGTCACGGGAGGCCTGGAGCGAGTGCCGGGCAAGCATGACGATGAAACCCTGGTCAGCCACGTCAATGGCGGTGCCGGGGGCACCTGGGCGCTGGGCGAAGACGTGCTCGGGTTTGCCCTGGGCACGGTGCGGGTGGAACACAACAACGACTTCGCTCAGTTCATCGCCCCGGCCGCCGGCTTCAACAGCGGCGTGCTGTGGAAAAACCCATTGGGCAACCTGAGCCTGGAGGCCAAGGGCGACTACTTCACCAATGGAGAGGTACGCCGCAGCGTGAGCCTGAATCAACAATGGGAACTGTCCCGCAACCTTGGTCTGCGTCTGAGTGCACAGCGCGAGTTCAGCCACCTGGCCTCGCCGGAGAACGAGGTGATGCTGGAGGTCAAGTGGTACCACTATTGA
- the glyA gene encoding serine hydroxymethyltransferase: protein MFSRDLTIAKYDADLFAAMEQEAQRQEEHIELIASENYTSPAVMEAQGSVLTNKYAEGYPGKRYYGGCEYVDVVEQLAIDRAKQLFGADYANVQPHAGSQANAAVYLALLSAGDTILGMSLAHGGHLTHGASVSSSGKLYNAIQYGIDGNGLIDYDEVERLALEHKPKMIVAGFSAYSQVLDFARFREIADKVGAYLFVDMAHVAGLVAAGVYPNPVPFADVVTTTTHKTLRGPRGGLILARANADIEKKLNSAVFPGAQGGPLEHVIAAKAICFKEALQPEFKAYQQQVVKNAKAMAGVFIERGFDVVSGGTENHLFLLSLIKQDISGKDADAALGKAFITVNKNSVPNDPRSPFVTSGLRFGTPAVTTRGFKEAECKELAGWICDILADLNNEAVIDAVREKVKAICKKLPVYGA from the coding sequence ATGTTCAGCCGTGATTTGACTATTGCCAAGTACGACGCCGATCTCTTTGCCGCCATGGAGCAAGAAGCTCAGCGCCAGGAAGAGCACATTGAGCTGATCGCTTCGGAAAACTACACCAGCCCCGCGGTGATGGAAGCTCAAGGCTCGGTTCTGACCAACAAGTACGCCGAGGGCTACCCGGGCAAGCGCTACTACGGTGGTTGCGAGTACGTAGACGTAGTTGAGCAACTGGCCATCGACCGCGCCAAGCAACTGTTCGGCGCCGACTATGCCAACGTCCAGCCCCACGCCGGCTCCCAGGCCAACGCAGCCGTCTACCTGGCCCTGCTGTCGGCCGGTGACACCATCCTGGGCATGAGCCTCGCCCACGGCGGTCACCTGACCCACGGCGCCAGCGTTTCGTCCTCCGGCAAGCTGTACAACGCCATCCAGTACGGCATCGACGGCAACGGCCTGATCGACTACGACGAAGTCGAGCGTCTGGCCCTCGAACACAAGCCGAAAATGATCGTGGCCGGCTTCTCCGCCTATTCGCAGGTTCTGGATTTCGCCCGTTTCCGCGAAATCGCCGACAAGGTCGGTGCCTACCTGTTCGTGGACATGGCCCACGTGGCCGGCCTGGTCGCCGCTGGTGTCTACCCCAACCCGGTGCCTTTCGCCGACGTGGTCACCACCACTACCCACAAGACCCTGCGCGGTCCACGTGGTGGCCTGATCCTGGCGCGCGCCAACGCCGACATCGAGAAGAAGCTGAACTCCGCCGTATTCCCGGGCGCCCAGGGCGGCCCCCTGGAACACGTCATCGCTGCCAAGGCGATCTGCTTCAAGGAAGCGCTGCAGCCTGAGTTCAAGGCCTACCAGCAGCAGGTGGTGAAGAATGCCAAGGCCATGGCCGGCGTGTTCATCGAGCGCGGCTTCGACGTGGTGTCCGGCGGGACCGAGAACCACCTGTTCCTGTTGTCCCTGATCAAGCAGGACATCTCCGGCAAAGACGCCGACGCCGCGCTGGGCAAGGCGTTCATCACCGTGAACAAGAACTCGGTGCCAAACGACCCACGCTCCCCGTTCGTCACTTCCGGCCTGCGCTTCGGTACTCCGGCCGTGACCACTCGTGGCTTCAAGGAAGCCGAGTGCAAGGAACTGGCTGGCTGGATCTGCGACATCCTGGCCGACCTGAACAACGAAGCGGTCATCGACGCCGTACGTGAGAAGGTCAAGGCCATCTGCAAGAAACTGCCGGTATACGGCGCCTGA
- a CDS encoding GreA/GreB family elongation factor, whose protein sequence is MSRAFVNEDNAAAQADQPVERQVSAQINYVTPAGLAQLQARVAQLQALHSQQTARQEQADKQRIADIERDLRYFNQRLKSAQVVTPTSSDQVRIGHWVTFVDEHDHEQRVQLVGEDQADAASGLINWGSPLGRALLGARVGEEVVWKRPVGDLAIEVLAIEPG, encoded by the coding sequence ATGAGTCGTGCCTTCGTCAACGAAGACAACGCCGCGGCCCAGGCCGATCAGCCGGTCGAACGCCAGGTCAGCGCGCAGATCAACTACGTCACCCCCGCCGGGCTTGCCCAACTGCAGGCCCGGGTCGCCCAGTTGCAGGCTCTGCACAGCCAACAGACGGCCAGGCAGGAGCAGGCGGACAAGCAGCGCATCGCGGATATCGAACGGGATCTGCGCTATTTCAACCAGCGCTTGAAAAGTGCACAGGTGGTGACGCCAACGTCATCGGACCAGGTGCGGATCGGACATTGGGTGACCTTTGTCGACGAGCATGATCACGAGCAGCGGGTGCAATTGGTGGGCGAAGACCAGGCCGATGCGGCCAGTGGGCTGATCAATTGGGGCTCGCCCCTGGGACGGGCATTGCTGGGAGCCAGGGTCGGAGAAGAAGTGGTCTGGAAACGACCGGTGGGGGATCTGGCGATCGAAGTGCTGGCAATAGAGCCGGGGTAA
- a CDS encoding sensor domain-containing protein, producing the protein MSNVTPTLSPRAPDAVPGSPLRGTLKGALATLVLLLLGLLFWQLLDQLRVTQQQQRQYTIDYTADLAAQVSLNMALNAQIALNLLPIVEQPQTADEQQALLRKLQQSLPELRSLALLSPSGRVLSDSDADSHDASYLTELVRRSHAQAHYFSNADDGSVVHLLLHQASGSTRGYWALRLTPSFFATLTKQADTGLRPLWLVENRLNRQIISRDESHPSVTPVHLSPEDLDNTVLTVPLSSSDWQLRGLFDRRQVLEQLLPAFIGKCLLGLAFSMLPVIALLNMRRRQRQLHEGRRRYQDIFEGTGVALCVLDLSGLKSFFAKAGLHNGDQLRTWMKVPHQLEQLQQEVRITEVNQMALRLLNVDSCGQAWQLLVGNGPQDSSPVGSKLLEALLDPHKQLELEIKLQDAHGRDQHLWLVLRLPEKQEDYNAVILSINDITSRKLIELSLLEREGFWSDVVRTVPDHLYVQDVISQRMIFSNHHLGQTLGYDRTELHQMGEYFWEILLHSDDADHYQDLRQDQRRGGYSQLLQCQLRFRHRNGKWRRFEIREQALARDRHDQVTRIIGVAKDITEQIEASESLRDSEQRYRMLAESISDVIFSTDNKLSLNYVSPSVQAVLGYNADWIFQNGWQSTIANPQQLTGIYTLMDRLSKALDKPEQLAELRNQMQTQLFLFDCLRADGRKIPIELRLVLVWDDLGAFEGVLGVGRDISQQRRAEKDLRMAATVFEHSTSAILITDPAGYIVQANEAFSRVSGYAVSQVLDQLPNMLTVDDQQEAHLRYVLKQLQQHSTWEGEVWLKRRNGEHYPAWVGITAVLDDEGDLASYVCFFSDISERKASEQRIHRLAYYDALTHLPNRTLFQDRLHTALQSAERQKTWVVLMFLDLDRFKPINDSLGHAAGDRMLKEMATRLLGCVADDDTVARMGGDEFTLLLQPRASREMALNRAINVAEQILASLVRPFVLEGREFFVTASIGIALSPQDGNELSQLMKNADTAMYHAKERGKNNFQFYQADMNASALERLELESDLRHALEQNEFVLYYQPQFSGDGKRLTGAEALLRWRHPRRGLVPPGDFIPVLEELGLVVDVGDWVISEACRQLKTWHQAKVRVPKVSVNISARQFSDGQLGTRIANILRSTGLPPACLELELTESILMREVSEAMQILAGLKNLGLSIAVDDFGTGYSSLNYLKQFPIDVLKIDRTFVDGLPSGEQDAQIARAIIAMAHSLNLAVIAEGVETHEQLDFLREHGCDEVQGYLFGRPMPANRFEAQFSNDALFMLD; encoded by the coding sequence TTGTCCAACGTCACACCGACTCTGTCCCCACGTGCACCGGATGCTGTGCCTGGCTCGCCCCTGCGCGGGACATTGAAGGGCGCCCTGGCCACGCTGGTATTGCTGCTGCTCGGATTGCTCTTCTGGCAGTTGCTCGACCAATTGCGTGTTACCCAGCAGCAACAACGCCAGTACACCATTGACTACACCGCCGACCTGGCCGCGCAAGTCAGCCTGAACATGGCCCTGAATGCGCAGATCGCCCTCAACCTGCTACCGATCGTCGAACAACCGCAAACGGCCGACGAACAGCAGGCCCTGTTGCGCAAACTCCAGCAATCGCTGCCTGAACTGCGCAGCCTGGCGTTGCTCAGCCCCTCCGGCCGGGTGCTCAGCGACAGCGACGCCGACAGCCACGACGCCAGCTACCTGACCGAACTGGTGCGCCGCAGCCACGCCCAGGCGCACTATTTCAGCAATGCCGACGACGGCTCCGTGGTGCACCTGTTGTTGCACCAGGCTTCCGGCAGTACTCGCGGCTACTGGGCCCTGCGCCTGACCCCAAGCTTCTTCGCCACGTTGACCAAGCAGGCCGATACAGGCCTGCGTCCACTGTGGCTGGTGGAAAACCGCCTCAACCGGCAGATCATCAGCCGCGACGAGAGCCACCCTTCGGTCACCCCGGTACACCTGTCGCCCGAGGATCTGGACAATACCGTATTGACCGTGCCCCTGAGCAGCAGCGACTGGCAATTGCGCGGGCTATTCGACCGCCGGCAGGTGCTCGAGCAACTGTTGCCGGCCTTCATCGGCAAGTGCCTGCTGGGGCTGGCTTTCTCGATGCTGCCGGTGATCGCGCTGCTCAACATGCGCCGCCGTCAACGGCAGTTGCACGAAGGTCGCCGGCGCTATCAAGACATCTTCGAAGGCACCGGCGTGGCCTTGTGCGTACTCGATCTGTCGGGGCTCAAGTCATTCTTCGCCAAGGCCGGCCTGCATAACGGCGATCAACTGCGCACCTGGATGAAAGTCCCGCACCAACTCGAGCAGTTGCAGCAGGAAGTGCGCATCACCGAAGTCAATCAGATGGCGTTGCGGTTGCTCAATGTCGATTCCTGCGGGCAGGCCTGGCAACTGCTGGTGGGCAACGGTCCCCAGGACAGCAGCCCCGTCGGTTCGAAACTCCTGGAAGCCCTGCTCGATCCCCACAAGCAACTGGAATTGGAAATCAAGCTCCAGGACGCCCATGGGCGCGATCAACACCTGTGGCTGGTTTTGCGCCTGCCGGAAAAACAGGAGGACTACAACGCCGTCATCCTGAGCATCAACGACATCACCAGCCGCAAGCTGATCGAACTCTCCCTGCTCGAACGCGAAGGCTTCTGGTCCGACGTGGTGCGCACCGTGCCGGACCACCTCTATGTGCAGGACGTCATCAGCCAGCGGATGATCTTCAGCAACCACCACCTGGGCCAGACCCTGGGGTACGACCGTACCGAACTGCACCAGATGGGCGAGTACTTCTGGGAAATCCTGCTGCACAGCGACGACGCCGACCATTATCAGGACCTGCGCCAGGACCAACGACGAGGCGGCTACAGCCAATTGCTCCAGTGCCAGTTGCGCTTTCGCCATCGCAATGGCAAGTGGCGCCGTTTCGAGATCCGCGAACAGGCCCTGGCCCGGGACCGCCACGACCAGGTGACGCGGATCATCGGCGTGGCCAAGGACATCACCGAACAGATCGAAGCCAGTGAGTCGCTGCGCGACAGCGAGCAGCGCTACCGGATGCTCGCCGAAAGCATCAGCGACGTGATTTTCTCCACCGACAACAAGCTTTCGCTCAACTACGTCAGCCCGTCAGTGCAAGCCGTGCTGGGCTATAACGCCGACTGGATCTTCCAGAACGGCTGGCAATCGACCATCGCCAATCCGCAACAGCTGACCGGCATCTACACCCTGATGGACCGCCTGAGCAAGGCCCTCGACAAGCCCGAGCAACTGGCCGAGCTGCGCAACCAGATGCAGACCCAGTTGTTCCTGTTCGACTGTCTGCGGGCCGACGGCCGCAAAATCCCTATCGAGTTGCGACTGGTGCTGGTGTGGGACGATCTGGGCGCATTCGAAGGCGTACTCGGCGTCGGCCGCGATATCAGCCAGCAACGGCGCGCCGAGAAGGACCTGCGCATGGCCGCCACGGTGTTCGAGCACTCCACGTCGGCGATCCTGATCACCGACCCGGCCGGCTATATCGTCCAGGCCAACGAAGCCTTCAGCCGTGTCAGCGGCTACGCGGTGTCGCAGGTGCTCGACCAGTTGCCCAACATGCTGACCGTGGACGACCAGCAGGAAGCCCACCTGCGCTACGTACTCAAACAGTTGCAACAGCACAGCACTTGGGAAGGCGAAGTCTGGCTAAAGCGCCGCAACGGCGAGCATTATCCGGCCTGGGTCGGCATCACGGCGGTGCTGGACGACGAAGGCGACCTGGCCAGCTACGTGTGTTTCTTCAGCGACATCAGCGAGCGCAAGGCCAGCGAGCAGCGCATTCATCGCCTGGCCTATTACGACGCCCTCACCCACCTGCCCAACCGCACGCTGTTCCAGGACCGCCTGCATACCGCGCTGCAATCGGCCGAACGGCAGAAGACCTGGGTGGTGCTGATGTTCCTCGACCTGGACCGTTTCAAGCCGATCAACGACTCCCTGGGCCATGCCGCTGGCGACCGGATGCTCAAGGAGATGGCAACCCGGCTGCTGGGCTGCGTCGCCGACGACGACACCGTGGCCCGCATGGGCGGCGACGAGTTCACCCTGCTGCTGCAACCACGGGCCAGCCGGGAAATGGCGCTGAACCGGGCGATCAACGTCGCCGAACAGATCCTTGCCAGCCTGGTCCGGCCATTTGTCCTCGAAGGCCGGGAATTCTTCGTCACCGCCAGTATCGGTATCGCCCTGAGCCCACAGGACGGCAACGAACTGAGCCAATTGATGAAAAACGCCGACACGGCCATGTACCACGCCAAGGAACGCGGCAAGAACAACTTCCAGTTCTACCAGGCCGATATGAACGCCAGCGCCCTGGAGCGCCTGGAACTGGAAAGCGACTTGCGCCACGCCCTGGAACAGAACGAATTCGTGCTGTATTACCAACCGCAGTTCAGCGGCGACGGCAAACGCCTGACCGGCGCCGAGGCCCTGCTGCGCTGGCGTCATCCGCGCCGCGGGCTGGTGCCGCCAGGGGACTTCATCCCGGTGCTGGAGGAGCTCGGGTTGGTGGTGGATGTCGGCGACTGGGTCATCAGCGAGGCCTGCCGGCAGCTCAAGACCTGGCACCAGGCCAAGGTCCGGGTGCCGAAGGTCTCGGTCAACATCTCGGCCCGGCAGTTCTCCGACGGCCAGCTCGGCACGCGCATCGCCAACATCCTGCGCAGCACCGGCCTGCCGCCGGCCTGCCTGGAGCTGGAACTGACGGAAAGTATCCTGATGCGTGAGGTCAGCGAGGCCATGCAGATCCTGGCCGGATTGAAGAACCTCGGCCTGAGCATCGCCGTGGATGACTTCGGCACCGGCTATTCGTCGCTCAACTACCTCAAGCAATTCCCCATCGACGTGCTGAAGATCGACCGGACCTTCGTCGATGGCCTGCCCTCCGGCGAACAGGACGCCCAGATCGCCCGGGCGATCATCGCCATGGCCCACAGCCTCAACCTGGCGGTGATCGCCGAAGGGGTCGAGACCCACGAACAACTCGATTTCCTGCGCGAACATGGCTGTGATGAGGTCCAGGGTTACCTGTTCGGCCGCCCGATGCCGGCCAATCGGTTCGAAGCACAGTTCAGCAATGATGCGTTGTTCATGCTCGACTGA
- a CDS encoding DUF3015 domain-containing protein — protein sequence MKRILLGTLFTAVSLNAMAQAPGGPDCGWGNMLFEGQRGTPAHFLASTTNGTSGNATFGMTSGTNGCSTNAALTYGGKSWLAMNGMMNELSEDMAKGQGEALTTYAVVLGVAPEDRAHFSAVTHEHFQQIFSKADVTAEDVHTNTLAVLKNDPRLAKYATQA from the coding sequence ATGAAACGGATTCTTCTCGGTACTCTCTTCACCGCTGTATCCCTCAACGCCATGGCTCAGGCGCCAGGCGGTCCGGATTGCGGTTGGGGCAACATGCTGTTCGAAGGTCAGCGTGGCACCCCGGCTCACTTCCTGGCATCCACCACCAACGGCACTTCCGGCAACGCCACCTTCGGCATGACCTCCGGCACCAATGGTTGCTCCACCAACGCAGCACTGACCTACGGTGGCAAGTCCTGGCTGGCCATGAATGGCATGATGAACGAGCTGTCCGAAGACATGGCCAAGGGGCAGGGCGAAGCGCTGACCACCTATGCCGTGGTACTGGGTGTGGCACCGGAAGACCGTGCCCACTTCTCCGCCGTTACCCACGAGCACTTCCAGCAGATCTTCAGCAAGGCTGACGTGACCGCAGAAGATGTGCATACCAACACCCTGGCCGTGCTGAAAAACGATCCTCGCCTGGCCAAGTACGCTACTCAAGCTTAA